One genomic region from Saprospiraceae bacterium encodes:
- a CDS encoding sterol desaturase family protein, with the protein MIQTLADLQPIILFGLLITFYSIENLIPYLAKPANKKQHDIHNFILTIISIVVNGLVGIAVISTVIYTSDHQLGLYNQIFLPAPIEILGSILLLDFGSYLNHHLLHRVPFLWRIHRVHHSDPGLNTSSSLRFHPLEVIYSQGIYVCIAIVVFGVSMTSFILYSTLGLVFVIIQHANLKFPNWIERYGRYIFSTPGWHKIHHSNEQYLTDSHYGDIFTFWDRIFGTWHKKTPEEIKYGLTEFDGVKSQRVGYLLRSPFMDMASPGNSD; encoded by the coding sequence ATGATACAAACATTAGCTGATCTTCAACCCATCATATTATTTGGGTTGTTGATTACATTCTACAGCATTGAAAATCTTATCCCATATCTGGCAAAACCAGCCAACAAAAAGCAACACGATATCCACAATTTTATCCTGACCATAATATCCATTGTAGTGAATGGTTTAGTTGGAATAGCGGTTATATCCACAGTAATCTATACATCAGATCATCAATTAGGGTTATATAATCAAATTTTTTTACCCGCACCAATCGAAATTTTGGGGAGCATCCTGCTCTTAGACTTTGGCAGCTACCTCAACCATCATTTGTTACATAGGGTCCCCTTCCTTTGGCGTATTCACAGGGTACATCATTCCGATCCAGGTCTCAATACCTCGTCATCCCTACGATTTCATCCATTAGAGGTGATCTATTCTCAAGGAATCTATGTTTGCATTGCGATCGTAGTATTTGGCGTCTCGATGACTTCATTTATTCTCTATAGCACCCTGGGGCTGGTATTTGTCATTATTCAACACGCCAACCTCAAATTTCCAAATTGGATAGAAAGATATGGCCGATATATATTTTCTACTCCGGGCTGGCATAAAATTCACCATTCAAACGAACAGTATCTTACCGACAGCCATTATGGAGACATTTTCACCTTTTGGGACAGGATATTTGGCACCTGGCACAAAAAAACTCCTGAAGAGATAAAGTATGGTCTTACAGAATTTGATGGTGTTAAAAGTCAACGGGTTGGTTATTTGCTTAGATCACCATTTATGGATATGGCATCACCAGGAAATAGTGATTAA